A window of Limnochordia bacterium genomic DNA:
TCGGTCATGATATAGGCTACCTGCGTACCGGGCTCGGCCAAGGCGGCGATAGCCAAGGCGGCTGGTGCTACCTGGGAATGCAAGGAGCCAGCAAGCACTGGCATACCTGATATCTCCTGACAGCCTGCAACCAGATCATGATGGGGGCTTTCCTCTTCCTCCGCGCTGAGTACCTTGATCTGCTGCGGCGTATAACGTAGTTTGAAAATATGGCCCTCTTCATTGATCTCTCGGTAATCATTGCCCTCAACATATATGACAAAGTGATATCCCCCGGTGCCCAAACCCATCTTTTGGGCCGTCGTATTCAGGATGACAAAATCCCCTTGGCCGACACTGCCAGTTAGGGAGTCATAGTTGATGGCCCTTTGTTTCTCGCCGTCTAGTTGCACGGTAAGCTTGCTGTAACCCACGTGCCGTTCGTCTACAGATAATACCCGTCCCCGTCTAATCCTAATCACCCATGTTCCCCCTTAGCCGGCCGAAAGGATCATAATCTCGGTCAGATGCTCAGCCACCTTTATTAAGTCTGCAACCCGAATCTGTTCTTCCTTTGTATGCTCTCCCTGGGCAGCAATACCCAAAGGGACCGTAGTAATGCCTAGTTCATTCAAGATGTTAGCATCGGTACCGCCACCACTTTGCTTAATCGTTGGCGTAATTCCTATCCGCTCTGCGGCCTGCTTAGCAATACTCACCCCGGGATGATCAGGTAAGACCCGATAGCCTCCATAGGACTTTTCCACATCGAAGCAAAACTTGGCACCATACTCACTTGTGGTTGTCGTTAATACTTCCCTGATCCGCGACAATTGTGCCTGGGCTTTTTCCTCGTCAAAACTGCGTATCTCTCCGGTTAGTTCCACCCGATCAGGCACAATATTCCGAGCCTTTCCACCGTGGATCACCCCAATATTGCTGGTGGTATCAGGCCCAATGCGACCAAACTCGATCTGCTGGATTACCGCGGCCGCAACTACAATGGCATTGATCCCCCGCTCCGGGGCAACACCAGCATGGGCCGCTTTACCGTGGATCACCGCGCGAAAATCATAATGGTAGGGCGCTCCATTGACAATAGTCCCCGGTGGCCCGTCGCTGTCTATAACATAACCAAAATCGATCGGCGGCAAGCTCTGGCAGGATTTGATCCCCAAAAGGCCCACCTCTTCCCCCACGGTAAACAAAGTATACACCGTAGGATGGGGCAGGTTCT
This region includes:
- a CDS encoding M20/M25/M40 family metallo-hydrolase, encoding MTTSGYISEERLRKLFLDLVHINSPSRGEKDLADFVQTRLVEIGLEVTQGEPIAGGNCGNVLGVLPGEGKHKILLAAHLDTVESTEGILCIEEDGVIRTDGRTILGADDKAGIAAILEAIRTVVEQNLPHPTVYTLFTVGEEVGLLGIKSCQSLPPIDFGYVIDSDGPPGTIVNGAPYHYDFRAVIHGKAAHAGVAPERGINAIVVAAAVIQQIEFGRIGPDTTSNIGVIHGGKARNIVPDRVELTGEIRSFDEEKAQAQLSRIREVLTTTTSEYGAKFCFDVEKSYGGYRVLPDHPGVSIAKQAAERIGITPTIKQSGGGTDANILNELGITTVPLGIAAQGEHTKEEQIRVADLIKVAEHLTEIMILSAG